One window from the genome of Kaistella carnis encodes:
- a CDS encoding DMT family transporter, which yields MTKPRIALFIGILCISIFPVIVRMNLTSGLISAFYRMAIATAIILPFALYTKKLKLESIKMLLPIMVCGILFASDIAVWNISIQNSTATQATLLTNLSPIWVGVFSLIFLNFRPRRSFWLGTVIALIGMTVFVGVDTILNLQLDFAFFLGILSGVLYALYILVSKTVLEKLEVITFITYSMIFSTLFLFIINVVFGEQFFGFSNVAWVSLLIQGIVCQLIAWLLISYSTQNMRATRVSLSLLSQAIFATILAAIFLNEKISVIQMVGSVIILAGIATTFYEKNSIENL from the coding sequence ATGACAAAGCCTAGAATCGCCCTCTTTATCGGGATTTTGTGCATTTCTATTTTTCCCGTGATCGTGAGGATGAATTTAACCTCCGGATTAATTTCTGCGTTTTATAGAATGGCCATTGCGACGGCGATTATTTTGCCTTTTGCACTTTACACGAAGAAACTGAAGTTAGAAAGTATAAAAATGCTCTTGCCGATTATGGTTTGTGGTATTTTGTTTGCGTCTGATATTGCGGTCTGGAATATTTCGATTCAGAATTCTACGGCAACACAGGCGACATTGCTTACGAATCTTTCTCCTATTTGGGTCGGTGTTTTTTCTTTGATCTTTCTGAATTTTCGACCACGAAGAAGCTTTTGGCTCGGAACGGTTATCGCACTGATTGGCATGACTGTTTTTGTTGGAGTTGATACGATTCTAAACTTACAACTGGACTTTGCGTTTTTCCTCGGGATTTTATCTGGTGTACTTTATGCGCTTTATATTTTGGTCAGTAAAACTGTTTTGGAAAAATTGGAAGTCATCACATTCATTACCTATAGTATGATTTTCAGTACTCTGTTTCTTTTCATTATCAATGTGGTTTTCGGAGAACAATTTTTCGGCTTCAGTAATGTGGCTTGGGTTTCTCTTTTGATTCAAGGGATTGTTTGCCAGTTGATCGCGTGGTTGCTGATCAGTTATTCAACCCAAAACATGCGTGCAACGAGAGTTTCTTTAAGTTTATTGAGTCAGGCCATATTTGCTACAATCTTAGCAGCGATCTTTCTTAATGAAAAAATATCGGTGATTCAAATGGTTGGCAGTGTCATCATATTAGCAGGAATCGCAACTACTTTTTATGAGAAAAATTCAATAGAGAATTTATAA
- a CDS encoding DUF4846 domain-containing protein — protein sequence MRKISFLCAVFFLFSCEKTPDSSSEIVDGDLSEVTQTASSLKINKDKNTIRERFPAPDDYHWTEEDPNSFGSYIENFRLQKYGAPILKYDGTPISTQDLHEAIFDIDTGTKDLQQCADAIIRLRAEYLFKNKRFDDIQFHFTSGDLMTWNNYKNGTRAFVNGNSVQFRKTENFDDSKENFRKYLDLIFNYAGTISLNKETKPVLKTNDLKTGDILITAGSPGHIVFISGVAENQKGDKLFLLSEGFTPAQSIHLLKNPFDKEISPWYKLDVNSPETKTARYFFEPSNFRSF from the coding sequence ATGAGAAAAATATCATTTCTATGTGCCGTTTTCTTTCTTTTCAGTTGTGAGAAAACACCGGATTCTTCATCGGAAATTGTTGATGGAGACCTTAGTGAAGTGACACAAACTGCATCTTCTTTGAAAATAAATAAAGACAAAAACACCATTAGAGAACGCTTTCCCGCACCTGATGATTACCATTGGACTGAAGAAGATCCCAATTCTTTCGGATCCTATATTGAAAATTTCCGGCTTCAAAAATATGGTGCTCCTATTTTGAAATACGATGGAACACCGATTTCAACTCAAGATCTTCACGAAGCTATTTTCGATATCGATACGGGAACCAAAGACTTGCAACAGTGTGCGGATGCAATCATTCGATTGCGGGCAGAATATTTATTTAAAAACAAAAGATTCGATGATATTCAATTTCATTTTACGAGTGGTGATTTAATGACTTGGAACAATTATAAAAATGGAACCCGCGCCTTTGTTAATGGAAATTCGGTGCAATTCAGAAAGACGGAGAATTTTGATGACTCAAAAGAAAATTTTAGAAAATATCTGGATTTAATTTTCAATTATGCCGGCACGATTTCTTTAAATAAAGAAACAAAACCCGTTTTGAAAACAAACGATTTGAAGACGGGAGATATTTTGATCACCGCTGGAAGTCCGGGACATATTGTCTTTATTTCCGGCGTGGCTGAAAATCAAAAAGGAGACAAATTATTTCTTTTATCTGAAGGTTTTACACCCGCACAATCAATTCATTTGTTAAAAAATCCTTTTGATAAAGAAATTTCACCTTGGTATAAGTTGGATGTGAATTCGCCTGAAACTAAAACAGCGCGGTATTTTTTTGAGCCGAGCAATTTTAGAAGTTTTTAA
- the azu gene encoding azurin encodes MKYSKIKSVLALLAISSTLLISCNKTEKNEVVTEAPVETVTNDVDDAAKQDTIKITLNGNDKMQYDLSEIDVYEGQTVVLTLNHTGTMPAASMGHNFVLLKNGTDLEKFEAEAAKNQKDGYIPTDTSEIIARTKLLGGGESDTITFQAPEKGTYDFLCSFPGHYSMMKGKFNVK; translated from the coding sequence ATGAAATATTCAAAAATCAAATCCGTTTTGGCGTTATTAGCAATTAGCAGTACGCTTCTAATTTCTTGTAACAAAACTGAAAAAAATGAAGTGGTAACTGAAGCTCCCGTTGAGACTGTTACCAATGATGTCGATGACGCTGCTAAGCAGGACACGATCAAGATCACATTGAATGGCAATGATAAGATGCAGTATGATCTTTCAGAAATTGATGTTTATGAAGGGCAAACGGTTGTTCTTACTTTAAACCACACCGGAACAATGCCGGCCGCGTCCATGGGACACAACTTCGTGCTGTTAAAAAATGGGACTGATCTTGAAAAATTCGAAGCTGAAGCAGCGAAAAATCAGAAAGATGGATATATTCCAACGGACACCAGTGAAATTATCGCGCGCACCAAACTACTTGGTGGTGGAGAAAGTGACACAATAACTTTCCAGGCGCCAGAAAAAGGAACGTATGATTTCCTTTGTTCATTCCCAGGACATTATTCTATGATGAAAGGGAAATTCAATGTAAAATAA
- a CDS encoding DUF423 domain-containing protein, with protein MKTFTLIIGAVYGLVAVILGAFGAHALKKIISVDKLASFETGVKYQMYSALFLLIVGYILKFESPSEKWISILMIAGTFIFSVSIYLLAFSEVAAIPSKVIGPVTPLGGLMMIISWAMLIFYFAKNKL; from the coding sequence ATGAAAACATTTACGCTAATTATTGGGGCAGTTTACGGCTTAGTCGCCGTTATTTTAGGTGCTTTTGGGGCGCATGCTTTAAAGAAAATTATTTCTGTAGACAAACTCGCAAGTTTTGAAACTGGGGTAAAATACCAAATGTACTCGGCGCTTTTTCTGCTGATCGTGGGGTATATTTTAAAATTTGAATCGCCCTCAGAAAAATGGATTTCTATATTAATGATCGCCGGAACTTTTATTTTCTCCGTAAGTATTTATCTGCTGGCTTTTAGTGAAGTCGCGGCAATCCCGTCAAAAGTAATTGGTCCCGTTACTCCATTGGGTGGATTGATGATGATCATTTCCTGGGCAATGCTTATTTTTTATTTTGCTAAAAATAAGTTGTAA
- a CDS encoding ABC-F family ATP-binding cassette domain-containing protein: MISVQNLGLHHSGNYLFQNVNFTIKKDDKIGLVGKNGAGKSTLLKMLTGEINFYEGSIVQEGAVTIGFLKQDLDFVKGRTVWDETLQAFEAINAMKNELEDVNHQMLTRTDYESDYYENLIHRMTELNDLLMHHDAYNLEGDVEKVLLGLGFKADDFHKITDEFSGGWRMRIELAKLLLQKNDLMLLDEPTNHLDMESIIWLEAFLKDYPGAIVLVSHDKQFMTSVCNRTFDINNKKVDDYKANYTKYLELSKERKEKQIQAKKNQDVEIKQMEDNINRFRASATKSSFAQSLIKKLDKLERIEVDTDDVSKFNIRFQPAITPGKVIFEAKNLGKAYGNKQIFDKVDFFIERGQRIALLGQNGQGKTTLAKILSGEIKDYTGEWNLGHNVNIGYFAQNQEEVLTPNKTVLEEAEDAATEETRPRVRDLLGSFLFQGDDVTKKTKVLSGGERNRLALCKLLLRPFNTLIMDEPTNHLDIQSKEIIKLALQKFEGTLIVISHDREFLQGLSDKIFEFRDGRMKEFLGDVNEYLEFRQKESIREISAEKSKLQELRNEPAPVKVVEKPVEKKVVMVSKDQKNIQNKIKKVEERISDLEQKIEEMEASFTTENPSAETLEVYNTKKADLDLALQEWEYLGTQLEA; this comes from the coding sequence ATGATTTCGGTTCAAAATTTAGGTCTTCATCATTCTGGAAATTACCTTTTTCAAAACGTCAACTTCACCATCAAAAAAGATGATAAAATTGGGTTGGTCGGTAAAAATGGAGCAGGTAAATCTACTTTGTTAAAGATGCTTACGGGCGAAATTAACTTTTACGAAGGTAGTATTGTTCAGGAAGGAGCCGTGACAATTGGATTTCTAAAACAGGATTTAGATTTTGTAAAAGGTCGTACCGTGTGGGACGAAACACTTCAGGCATTCGAAGCCATCAATGCGATGAAAAACGAACTCGAAGACGTAAATCATCAAATGCTTACCAGAACAGATTATGAAAGTGATTACTATGAAAATTTAATTCATAGAATGACCGAACTGAATGATTTGTTAATGCACCACGATGCCTACAATTTGGAAGGTGATGTGGAAAAAGTATTATTGGGTCTGGGTTTTAAGGCAGATGATTTCCATAAAATCACCGATGAATTTTCTGGAGGTTGGAGAATGAGAATTGAATTGGCGAAACTGCTTTTGCAAAAAAATGATTTAATGTTACTCGATGAGCCAACCAATCACCTGGATATGGAATCGATTATCTGGCTTGAAGCTTTCTTGAAAGATTATCCAGGCGCCATCGTATTGGTGAGTCACGACAAACAGTTTATGACCTCAGTTTGTAACAGAACTTTTGACATTAATAATAAAAAGGTTGACGACTACAAAGCCAACTATACCAAATATTTAGAGCTCAGTAAAGAGCGTAAGGAAAAGCAAATTCAAGCCAAGAAAAATCAGGATGTCGAAATTAAGCAGATGGAAGATAACATCAACCGTTTCCGTGCTTCTGCAACTAAATCATCATTCGCGCAATCGTTGATCAAGAAATTAGATAAACTGGAAAGAATTGAAGTGGATACAGATGATGTTTCCAAATTTAATATTCGCTTTCAACCGGCCATAACTCCGGGGAAAGTAATTTTCGAAGCTAAAAATTTAGGAAAAGCGTACGGCAACAAGCAGATCTTTGATAAGGTCGATTTCTTTATTGAACGCGGACAGAGAATCGCTTTGCTGGGTCAGAATGGTCAGGGTAAAACTACCTTGGCGAAAATATTATCAGGTGAAATTAAAGATTATACCGGAGAATGGAATCTGGGACACAATGTAAACATTGGTTATTTTGCTCAGAATCAGGAGGAGGTTCTAACACCAAACAAAACCGTTTTAGAAGAAGCCGAAGATGCGGCGACGGAAGAAACACGTCCCAGAGTTCGGGATTTGCTGGGAAGTTTCCTTTTTCAGGGGGATGATGTAACCAAAAAAACAAAAGTGCTCTCCGGAGGGGAACGTAACCGTTTGGCTTTGTGTAAATTGTTGCTGCGTCCTTTCAATACCTTGATTATGGATGAGCCGACGAATCACCTGGATATTCAGTCGAAAGAAATTATCAAACTGGCTTTACAAAAATTTGAAGGAACGTTAATCGTAATTTCTCACGACCGGGAATTTTTACAAGGTTTGAGTGATAAGATTTTCGAATTCCGAGATGGAAGAATGAAAGAATTTCTCGGTGATGTTAATGAGTACTTAGAATTCCGTCAGAAAGAAAGCATTCGTGAAATTTCTGCCGAAAAATCGAAATTGCAGGAATTGCGAAACGAACCGGCACCGGTAAAGGTGGTGGAAAAACCTGTTGAGAAAAAAGTGGTGATGGTTTCTAAAGACCAGAAAAATATTCAGAATAAAATAAAGAAAGTAGAAGAAAGGATTTCTGACCTCGAGCAGAAAATTGAGGAAATGGAAGCTTCTTTTACCACCGAAAATCCCTCCGCAGAAACTTTAGAAGTTTACAATACAAAGAAAGCAGATTTAGATCTGGCATTGCAGGAATGGGAATATTTGGGAACGCAGTTAGAAGCGTAA
- a CDS encoding hydroxymethylglutaryl-CoA reductase, degradative → MNHSLVEGFSKLSKQRKIDWLIKEYLSEDRSYEQVLQQYWNGDETLQKLHEEFSENTISNFYMPYGIAPNFLIDGKLLALPMAVEESSVVAAASKAAKFWIDKGGFKTTIINTKKLGHTHFIFNVEPHKILHFFNFKLKKRLFEATEDITKNMRNRGGGILNIHLIDKSAELENYFQLKASFDTVDSMGANFINSCLEQFGKTLKEEVEKEESFTREEKDSLQIVMNILSNFTPDCIVRAEVSCKIEDLKDDSGISNEEFATKFKRAVTIAEIEPYRATTHNKGIMNGVDAVVIATGNDFRATEACAHAYAAKDGKYTSLTHCTIDNGIFRFWIDLPISVGVVGGLTNLHPLVKFSLALLGKPSAQELMSILAVSGLAQNFGALRSLVTTGIQKGHMKMHLFNILNQLGATEEEKNHFVSYFKDKTVTHHEVIEEFNKMRNK, encoded by the coding sequence ATGAATCACAGTCTTGTTGAAGGTTTTTCTAAGCTTTCAAAACAAAGAAAAATCGATTGGCTCATCAAAGAATATCTGAGTGAAGACCGCAGTTACGAGCAAGTTCTTCAGCAATATTGGAACGGCGATGAAACCCTGCAAAAATTACACGAAGAATTTTCGGAAAATACCATTTCCAACTTTTATATGCCTTATGGAATTGCACCCAATTTTCTCATCGACGGAAAATTGCTGGCTTTACCAATGGCCGTAGAAGAGAGTTCGGTCGTTGCAGCAGCTTCAAAAGCTGCGAAATTCTGGATTGACAAAGGCGGTTTCAAAACCACCATTATTAACACCAAAAAACTAGGACACACGCATTTTATCTTTAATGTGGAACCTCATAAAATCTTGCATTTCTTTAACTTTAAATTAAAGAAAAGGTTATTTGAGGCCACGGAAGATATTACCAAAAATATGCGTAATCGCGGTGGTGGAATTCTGAACATCCATTTGATCGACAAATCGGCCGAATTAGAAAATTATTTTCAACTGAAGGCAAGTTTCGATACAGTAGATTCAATGGGAGCGAACTTTATTAACTCCTGTTTGGAGCAATTTGGTAAAACTTTAAAAGAAGAAGTTGAAAAAGAAGAAAGTTTCACTCGGGAAGAGAAGGATTCTTTGCAAATTGTGATGAATATTCTCTCCAACTTTACACCCGACTGTATCGTTCGAGCGGAAGTTTCCTGTAAAATTGAAGATTTAAAAGACGACAGCGGAATTTCAAATGAGGAATTTGCGACCAAATTCAAACGCGCCGTTACCATTGCCGAAATTGAACCTTACCGTGCAACTACGCATAATAAAGGAATTATGAACGGTGTTGACGCCGTTGTAATTGCAACCGGAAATGATTTCCGTGCTACTGAAGCTTGCGCACACGCTTACGCAGCGAAAGATGGAAAATATACGAGCTTAACGCATTGTACGATTGATAACGGAATTTTTAGATTCTGGATCGATCTGCCAATTTCCGTTGGAGTTGTGGGAGGTTTAACCAATCTTCATCCTTTGGTGAAGTTTTCGTTGGCTTTGTTAGGAAAACCTTCTGCGCAGGAACTTATGAGTATTTTGGCGGTTTCCGGCTTGGCGCAAAATTTTGGCGCATTGCGTTCCTTAGTTACCACCGGAATTCAGAAAGGTCATATGAAAATGCATTTATTCAATATTCTGAATCAGTTAGGGGCGACCGAAGAAGAGAAAAATCACTTTGTGTCTTATTTTAAAGATAAAACAGTAACGCATCATGAAGTGATTGAGGAGTTTAACAAAATGAGAAATAAATAG
- a CDS encoding FAD-binding oxidoreductase encodes MHHFHKIKTTKVSRETNDCVHIAFEIPEHLKHEFSFKQGQYLNVRFVFGEEDLRRSYSIINAPSEDNPEIEILVKHLDQGKVSTYLNQELKLGDFIEVMAPAGHFYTHYHVSNQKTYIGLAAGSGISPVISNIKEALYQEPLSSAYLFFSNKSLNEIIFKKEIDALVEKFEGRLKVIYLLSREKHFEDELFEGRISAEKLDLLFERFPEIPVQDATYFICGPSEMIKGISDYLKKEKKVPSLQIMYEYYSAPDDEGNAEMSDEFKAIPNLESMVTLIIDDDEYSFHLNSKKKSILDQALHEKLPVPFACKGGVCCTCKAQVMEGEVFMEKNFALTDDEVERGFVLTCQCHPTTNVVMLNYDV; translated from the coding sequence ATGCATCATTTTCATAAGATAAAAACAACAAAAGTTTCACGGGAAACCAACGATTGCGTTCATATTGCTTTCGAAATTCCGGAACATTTAAAACATGAATTTTCATTTAAACAAGGACAGTATTTGAATGTACGTTTTGTTTTTGGGGAAGAAGACTTGCGCAGAAGCTACTCTATTATTAATGCGCCCAGTGAAGATAACCCGGAAATCGAAATTTTAGTTAAACATTTGGATCAAGGAAAAGTTTCAACCTATCTTAATCAGGAATTAAAATTAGGGGACTTTATAGAAGTAATGGCTCCTGCAGGACATTTTTATACCCATTACCATGTTTCAAATCAAAAAACGTATATTGGATTAGCGGCAGGAAGCGGAATTTCTCCGGTAATATCAAATATCAAAGAAGCGCTTTATCAGGAACCCTTAAGTTCTGCGTATCTTTTCTTCAGCAATAAAAGTCTGAATGAAATTATCTTTAAAAAAGAAATTGATGCGCTCGTAGAAAAATTTGAGGGCAGATTAAAAGTGATTTATCTACTCTCCAGAGAGAAACATTTTGAAGATGAACTTTTTGAAGGCCGAATTTCTGCAGAAAAACTGGATCTTTTATTTGAAAGATTTCCCGAAATACCCGTACAGGATGCTACTTATTTTATTTGTGGTCCTTCAGAAATGATTAAAGGAATTTCGGATTATTTGAAAAAAGAGAAGAAGGTTCCTTCCCTTCAAATTATGTATGAATATTATTCCGCTCCTGATGATGAAGGAAATGCAGAAATGAGCGACGAATTTAAAGCGATCCCGAATCTGGAAAGCATGGTAACTTTGATTATTGATGACGACGAATACTCGTTCCACCTTAATTCAAAGAAAAAAAGCATTTTGGATCAGGCGTTGCACGAGAAACTTCCCGTTCCATTTGCCTGCAAAGGAGGTGTTTGCTGTACATGCAAAGCGCAAGTTATGGAAGGAGAAGTATTTATGGAGAAAAACTTCGCATTGACCGACGATGAGGTTGAGCGTGGTTTTGTACTTACTTGTCAATGTCACCCGACCACTAATGTGGTGATGTTGAATTATGACGTTTAA
- the clpB gene encoding ATP-dependent chaperone ClpB has protein sequence MNLNQYTVKSQEAIQKAQQIAMEFGNQSIEPQHLLEGIFQVDENISEFLLKKSEAELTLVRERNRENIQKLPKVEGGNIYLSQSANKVLLDAPNVAKKMGDEFVTIEHLWLSLLDVNSDVSKMLKDMGVTKNGLEMAIKELRKGSKATSASSEETYQSLNKYAKNFNELAAEGKLDPVIGRDEEIRRVLQILSRRTKNNPILIGEPGVGKTAIAEGIAHRIISGDIPENLMDKTLYSLDMGALIAGAKYKGEFEERLKSVINEVTNSDGQIILFIDEIHTLVGAGGGEGAMDAANILKPALARGELRAIGATTLNEYQKYFEKDKALERRFQKVMVEEPDTESAISILRGIKDKYEAHHKVRIKDEAIIAAVEMSQRYISDRFLPDKAIDLIDEASAKLRMEINSKPEELDVLDRKLMQLEIELAAISREGNEIKINHLKEDIARVSEQRNEINAKWLKEKQKSEDLTRIKKEIEALKLEAERASRVGDYAKVAEIQYGKLREKEEELQKLELEMQNSENELIKEEVTAEDIAEVISKWTGIPVTKLIQSEREKLLHLEDELHKRVVGQEEAIESVADAIRRNRAGLNDEKKPIGSFLFLGTTGVGKTELAKALAEFLFDDENNMTRIDMSEYQERHSVSRLVGAPPGYVGYDEGGQLTEAVRRRPYSVVLLDEIEKAHPDVFNTLLQVLDDGRLTDNKGRVVNFKNSIIIMTSNLGSHIIQENFENITDDNVVEIVEKTKEEVFTLLKQTLRPEFLNRIDETVLFQPLSKKEIGKIVHYQLRGFNQMLEKRGIIMTATEDAIAYITEKGYDPSFGARPLKRVLQQEVLNKLSKEILAGHVNDGDRIILDYFDESGLVFRPAE, from the coding sequence ATGAATTTAAACCAATACACCGTAAAATCTCAAGAAGCCATCCAGAAAGCGCAACAAATCGCTATGGAATTTGGCAATCAGAGTATCGAGCCTCAACATTTGCTTGAGGGAATATTTCAGGTAGATGAAAATATTTCTGAATTTTTATTGAAGAAATCGGAAGCTGAATTAACTTTAGTCAGAGAAAGAAACCGCGAGAATATCCAGAAACTGCCGAAAGTGGAAGGCGGAAATATTTATCTTTCACAATCTGCAAACAAAGTTTTGCTTGATGCTCCAAATGTAGCGAAGAAAATGGGCGATGAATTTGTTACCATTGAGCATCTCTGGCTTTCACTTCTCGACGTAAATTCCGATGTTTCAAAAATGCTCAAAGATATGGGCGTTACTAAAAATGGACTGGAAATGGCGATTAAAGAACTGCGAAAAGGTTCAAAAGCCACCTCTGCAAGTTCAGAAGAAACCTATCAAAGCTTAAATAAGTATGCAAAAAACTTCAATGAACTGGCTGCAGAAGGAAAACTCGATCCCGTCATCGGTCGTGATGAGGAGATCCGTCGTGTTTTGCAGATTCTTTCAAGAAGAACCAAGAACAATCCAATCTTAATTGGGGAACCAGGCGTAGGTAAAACTGCTATTGCGGAAGGGATTGCGCACCGAATTATTTCTGGCGATATTCCTGAAAATCTCATGGATAAAACGCTTTATTCCCTGGATATGGGAGCTCTGATCGCTGGTGCAAAATATAAAGGTGAGTTCGAAGAAAGGCTGAAATCAGTCATTAACGAAGTTACTAACTCCGATGGACAGATTATTTTGTTTATTGATGAAATACACACCTTGGTAGGAGCTGGCGGCGGTGAAGGTGCGATGGATGCTGCAAATATTCTGAAACCAGCGTTGGCAAGAGGTGAACTTCGTGCAATTGGTGCCACGACTTTAAATGAATACCAAAAATATTTCGAGAAAGATAAAGCACTTGAAAGACGATTCCAGAAAGTGATGGTGGAGGAGCCTGATACCGAATCGGCCATTTCGATTCTGCGTGGTATTAAAGATAAATATGAGGCGCACCACAAAGTCAGAATTAAAGATGAAGCCATTATTGCTGCCGTAGAAATGTCTCAGCGCTATATTTCCGACCGGTTTTTGCCGGATAAGGCGATTGATTTGATTGATGAAGCGTCTGCAAAACTTAGAATGGAAATTAATTCAAAACCCGAAGAACTCGATGTTTTGGACCGTAAACTCATGCAGCTGGAAATTGAACTGGCCGCGATTTCACGGGAAGGCAATGAGATTAAAATCAATCACTTGAAAGAAGATATCGCAAGGGTTTCTGAACAGCGCAACGAAATCAACGCCAAATGGCTCAAAGAAAAACAAAAATCTGAAGATCTTACCCGTATTAAAAAAGAAATTGAAGCTTTAAAATTAGAAGCTGAAAGAGCTTCCAGAGTGGGTGATTATGCAAAAGTTGCTGAAATTCAGTACGGAAAACTTCGGGAAAAAGAAGAAGAACTTCAAAAGCTGGAGCTTGAAATGCAGAATAGTGAAAATGAGTTGATTAAAGAAGAGGTTACTGCTGAAGATATCGCGGAAGTCATTTCAAAATGGACCGGAATTCCTGTCACCAAATTAATTCAGTCTGAACGAGAAAAATTATTGCATCTGGAAGATGAGCTGCACAAAAGGGTAGTTGGTCAGGAAGAAGCCATAGAATCCGTTGCAGATGCCATCAGAAGAAATCGCGCCGGATTAAATGACGAAAAGAAACCAATCGGAAGTTTTCTATTCCTCGGGACAACCGGAGTTGGGAAAACGGAATTGGCAAAAGCACTCGCAGAATTCCTCTTTGATGATGAAAATAATATGACGAGAATCGACATGAGTGAATACCAGGAAAGACATTCGGTGTCGCGATTGGTTGGTGCTCCTCCGGGATATGTGGGTTATGATGAAGGTGGACAATTAACGGAGGCAGTTCGAAGAAGACCTTATTCTGTCGTGCTTCTAGATGAAATTGAAAAAGCGCATCCTGATGTTTTCAACACTTTACTTCAGGTTTTAGATGACGGTCGTTTGACGGATAATAAAGGTCGGGTGGTGAATTTTAAAAACTCCATTATCATAATGACGTCTAATTTAGGATCGCACATTATTCAGGAGAATTTTGAAAATATTACCGATGATAATGTTGTGGAAATCGTTGAGAAAACGAAGGAAGAAGTTTTCACTTTATTGAAACAGACCTTAAGACCGGAATTTTTAAATAGAATTGACGAAACGGTTCTCTTCCAGCCTTTAAGCAAGAAAGAAATTGGTAAAATCGTACATTACCAGTTACGCGGTTTCAATCAGATGTTGGAAAAACGTGGCATTATCATGACGGCGACCGAAGATGCAATTGCTTATATCACCGAAAAGGGTTACGATCCAAGTTTTGGAGCAAGACCATTAAAAAGAGTCTTGCAGCAGGAAGTTTTAAATAAATTATCGAAAGAAATTCTTGCCGGACATGTAAACGATGGAGACCGAATTATACTGGATTACTTCGATGAAAGTGGTTTGGTTTTTCGACCAGCAGAGTAA
- a CDS encoding zinc ribbon domain-containing protein, translating into MLFIAGNTKKLIGQETRKINKNGFLVNAEIKVFRNFITLFFIPIIPIGRKYSIYIPHSDEYYENGTFSKMPAEYLEICKEVGRKF; encoded by the coding sequence ATGCTTTTCATTGCGGGAAACACTAAAAAATTAATCGGTCAGGAGACCCGTAAAATCAATAAAAATGGTTTTTTAGTGAATGCTGAAATTAAAGTTTTTAGAAACTTTATCACCTTGTTCTTCATCCCTATTATTCCCATTGGAAGAAAGTACAGCATTTACATTCCACATTCCGACGAATATTATGAGAACGGCACTTTTTCTAAAATGCCCGCTGAATATTTGGAGATCTGCAAAGAAGTCGGTAGAAAATTTTAA